The DNA window ATGGTTCGCCGCTCTCCGGGCGGCTCCCAATCCGGCGGCTTTCCATCGGGAGGGGAAAACGGCCTTCGGCCTCGCGTCCCCCCGCGATATCGGTCGGCTGCTGGAGAAGATCGTGCGAGGCGAAGCCGTCAGCAAAAAAGCGAGCGAGCAGATGCTCCAGATCATGCGGGGACAAATTTATCGCACCCGCATCCCTAAATACGTGACCGGCTACGCCGTGCCCCACAAGACCGGAGATTTTCTCCCCTTCGTCGCCAATGATGTCGGCGTGCTGGAGAATAACAAATACCACATCGTGATCGTGATCTTCACGGCCAATCATTACGGCGTCGGCGCCTATCTGGAGGACGCCCTCGCCCGCATCGCCGAACAGGTGGCCGATTACTACGGCTTCAAGTGAGCGCATGCGGATCGCGCGACGGACCGCCGGCTGATCGTTCATCAGGACATCCAGGGAAGAGGCTCCGGGGGGATAGCCTCGGCACCGGCGAAGAGTCGCCACACGCGATGACAGCATTCACGTGCTGCCTTCCAGAGAATGTCCGCCGTCGTCGTCAGCCGGTGCAAAGGAGACGTCGGATCGGGAAAGACGGCGACGATGTTCACCGTGGCATCCGGATGCACTCGTCCCAGAGCGAGATCGAGAGCACGCTGTCCGGCTTCATGTCGGTGGCAGAAGGCGGCTTCCAGAGCCGGATTGAGCGGACGAAGAAGCCGCCGGGCCAACCACCGTTCCAGCCACCCCGGAGGGTGCGCCCGATGAATTTTCGGCACGGTGAAGACAACGAGGAGATCGGTGCAGCCATCGGCGATGGCCCGCTCGATGGGAATCGCATCCACGATCCCTCCATCGAGATACCGACGCCCGTTCACATTCACCGGACGGTGATAGAGAATCGGCATGGCTGAACTGGCCTTGAGTGCCGCCAGCAGGTCAAGCTCCTCGTCATGACTGCAAAAGAGCGTCTCGCGGGCGGTTTCCACATCCGTCGCCACAATGTAGAGCGGCGTGCGGTTTTGTCGGATGCGTTCGAGGACGAGCCGTTTCTTCCCGGCGATGATCTCGTCAAAGAGAAAATCCATGTCCACGATCTTTCTCCAGCGGCTGAGGCGGATGAACCGGCGATTGGCGATGTCTTGGTAATAGATCGAGGTGCCGAAGGCAGACTGTCCGGCCAGAAAGTAGGCTCCGTTAATGGCTCCCGCCGATGTTCCGTAGACGGCATCGAATCCTTCGGTGAAGCCGAGAGCTTCCAGAGCAATGATCGCACCGGCGCTGAAGACGCCGCGCATGCCGCCGCCCTGCATGATGAAGGCCGTTTTACGACCGGTTGCGCTCGGTTCACCTCGGGCGCGTTCGGCCCGTCGCTGGAGGATGTTGTGGAGGGCGCGTTCCGGTCGGATGCCGCCGAGGCACCGCTCTTTCTCCTCAGCCGGGATCTGATCCCAGGGCGATTCCCCCGTCATCTCACGATCACCCGCCCGTTTCTTCCAGGGGCTGTCGTCCGGCAAATCCGGTATCGAGCGGATGCCAGTAGGCCAGTTCAGGTTCACCCAGCTTCCAGCAGAGGTAAACCTCTTCGCCATCAGCTCGAAGATGAGGAAAATCAACAAGCCCCTCTTCCACTCCCTTCACCAGAACACCGGCGCGGTGGAGCCTCTGGATGATCTCCACCAGCTCGTGAAACTCAGGCGGATATGGTCCGAGCGTATCGGGGTGCCAGCCGAAGCGGTATTGCCGCAGATGAATGTTGAAGCCGCTGGCCTCAAGCCGTCGGGCCAGCGCGACCATGCGCTCGATGTGCGGTCGCAGGCGCGCCAGTACTTCTCTGGCCTCGCGCACCGAAAAATGCTTGTCGTGGTAATAGCGCATCAGCAGCTTCCCTGACCGATGAAACGAGCGACCTCGCGTCAGCTCCCTTTATGGAATCCAGTCGGCGATGAAAATGTTCGTTTCCCCCGGCGCTTTGGCATTGCGGTTGGAGGCGA is part of the Blastocatellia bacterium genome and encodes:
- a CDS encoding patatin family protein: MTGESPWDQIPAEEKERCLGGIRPERALHNILQRRAERARGEPSATGRKTAFIMQGGGMRGVFSAGAIIALEALGFTEGFDAVYGTSAGAINGAYFLAGQSAFGTSIYYQDIANRRFIRLSRWRKIVDMDFLFDEIIAGKKRLVLERIRQNRTPLYIVATDVETARETLFCSHDEELDLLAALKASSAMPILYHRPVNVNGRRYLDGGIVDAIPIERAIADGCTDLLVVFTVPKIHRAHPPGWLERWLARRLLRPLNPALEAAFCHRHEAGQRALDLALGRVHPDATVNIVAVFPDPTSPLHRLTTTADILWKAARECCHRVWRLFAGAEAIPPEPLPWMS
- a CDS encoding DUF2203 domain-containing protein, encoding MRYYHDKHFSVREAREVLARLRPHIERMVALARRLEASGFNIHLRQYRFGWHPDTLGPYPPEFHELVEIIQRLHRAGVLVKGVEEGLVDFPHLRADGEEVYLCWKLGEPELAYWHPLDTGFAGRQPLEETGG